A stretch of Cicer arietinum cultivar CDC Frontier isolate Library 1 chromosome 5, Cicar.CDCFrontier_v2.0, whole genome shotgun sequence DNA encodes these proteins:
- the LOC101515117 gene encoding uncharacterized protein, producing MAMRSRTPTSRTKPSIDPIYETFQPKSELKENEEAYFLHIYLPGFIKERVKITYVVSSQTLKIVGERQLLGTNKWSRFNQSYNVPENCEVTKLQGKFDNGTLIVAMPKKIPSPKSQVETIQEQGAISPRIPKGTTPSKSTTTTTRVQEEPIIRDKKSPSPSFVKGLNDLNKLKEQKGTPKDTFPTPSPKGKMSVLEKPFVEYSRPQNNIDEENNMQKGKAQKGQEEIEQKSIFKMDPIKKIDDEKIQEEIRKKTLLEKVKKQLYEDVKENVTNKKFEEEEKKMPCESSKVDQKYVDHNMFLEGKEIKTRKESKKGEKESLASKAIEKEKDTTIDKAKSHKKDQMYTKEKGIIKEMATSTSQIVKRIGEGKLNDQEKPLVANIGAAILVIVALGAYATYKFTSSSKN from the exons atggcTATGAGGTCAAGAACACCTACATCTAGAACAAAACCTTCTATTGATCCTATCTATGAAACTTTCCAACCCAAGTCAGAATTGAAGGAAAATGAAGAAGCATACTTTCTTCATATTTACCTTCCTG GTTTTATAAAGGAAAGGGTAAAGATCACTTATGTGGTATCTTCCCAAACACTAAAGATTGTAGGAGAACGACAATTACTTGGAACCAACAAATGGAGCCGATTCAACCAATCATATAATGTTCCTGAAAATTGTGAGGTGACTAAACTTCAAGGCAAGTTTGATAATGGAACTCTCATTGTTGCAATGCCAAAAAAAATTCCATCACCTAAATCACAAGTTGAAACTATCCAAGAACAAGGTGCAATAAGTCCTAGAATACCAAAGGGAACCACTCCTTCAAaatctacaacaacaacaactagAGTACAAGAAGAACCTATAATTAGAGACAAGAAAAGTCCATCACCAAGTTTTGTGAAAGGCTTAAATGATTTGAATAAGTTGAAGGAACAAAAAGGTACACCAAAAGATACTTTTCCAACTCCAAGTCCTAAGGGAAAAATGAGTGTTTTAGAAAAACCCTTTGTGGAGTACTCTAGACCTCAAAATAATATTGATGAGGAAAATAATATGCAAAAAGGAAAGGCTCAAAAGGGTCAAgaagaaattgaacaaaaatcaatatttaaaatggatcCTATAAAGAAAATAGATGATGAAAAGATTCAAGAGGAAATTAGGAAAAAAACTTTGttagaaaaagttaaaaaacaATTGTATGAAGATGTAAAGGAAAAtgtcacaaataaaaaatttgaggaagaagaaaagaaGATGCCTTGTGAGTCAAGCAAGGTTGATCAAAAATATGTTGATCACAATATGTTTTTAGaaggaaaagaaataaagaCAAGAAAAGAGTCAAAAAAGGGAGAAAAAGAATCTTTGGCTTCAAAAGCTATAGAGAAAGAAAAGGATACAACCATTGACAAAGCAAAGAGTCATAAGAAGGATCAAATGTATACAAAAGAGAAGGGAATCATCAAAGAAATGGCTACTTCAACTTCTCAAATTGTCAAAAGAATAGGAGAAGGAAAATTGAATGATCAAGAAAAGCCTTTAGTTGCAAATATTGGTGCTGCAATTTTAGTAATTGTAGCACTTGGAGCATATGCAACCTATAAGTTTACCTCTTCTAGCAAAAACTAA